The following are encoded in a window of Halorarum salinum genomic DNA:
- a CDS encoding HPP family protein — protein MAARFASLVRRLRRLEHREVVAVRRWLERTDNLVRLSALLFVPAVVALVTGASNAVGELSFLLFPPLASGTYTLFADPEGRYADPLRFVVGLTVGALAGLVALRLVGTASAAGAGTTITPGVAALSILLTGAATWILDVEEPSAFSSALLVLAADRAAPWLYVAFIFLGSVVVAGAFTVWRRRFYERRASFLYGTMRADDHVLVPMRGERGRGAAVFAARLAAAHEAGKVVLLDVVAEDRIAAVRRSLNGDVEAVPDDVSEVTDPETREAAATAARRLESHADEIRRLADVTCEVVVASGDPLDATREAVRAANCDLVVTPYEEEDGLLSAFVRGVFGGAVDAIAFRTSDGRDRWPRVLVPVSRPGDSAHAMVDFACRLAGEDGSVSVCTCIDREVERRPAENTLANVVDAVDGPIETRVARADVLEFVEANEDAYDLVMLGSSGDRSAASRAVSPPTFRKLRELNCDVAVVDRGRPR, from the coding sequence GTGGCCGCGCGGTTCGCGTCGCTCGTCCGTCGGCTCCGCCGGCTGGAGCACCGCGAGGTCGTGGCGGTCCGCCGGTGGCTCGAACGGACCGACAACCTGGTCAGGCTCTCGGCGCTGCTGTTCGTTCCGGCCGTCGTCGCCCTCGTCACCGGGGCGTCGAACGCCGTCGGCGAACTCTCCTTCCTGCTGTTCCCGCCGCTCGCGTCCGGGACCTACACACTCTTTGCCGACCCCGAGGGGCGCTACGCCGACCCGCTCCGGTTCGTCGTCGGACTGACCGTCGGGGCGCTCGCCGGGCTCGTCGCGCTCCGGCTCGTCGGGACGGCCTCGGCCGCCGGGGCGGGGACGACCATCACGCCCGGGGTCGCCGCCCTCTCCATCCTCCTCACGGGGGCGGCAACCTGGATCCTCGACGTGGAGGAGCCCTCGGCGTTCTCCTCGGCCCTGCTCGTGCTCGCGGCCGACCGCGCGGCGCCCTGGCTCTACGTGGCGTTCATCTTCCTCGGCAGCGTCGTCGTCGCCGGCGCGTTCACGGTGTGGCGCCGACGGTTCTACGAGCGGCGGGCGAGCTTCCTCTACGGGACGATGCGGGCGGACGATCACGTGCTCGTGCCGATGCGCGGCGAGCGGGGCCGCGGCGCCGCCGTGTTCGCCGCGCGGCTGGCGGCCGCACACGAGGCCGGGAAAGTGGTGTTGCTGGACGTCGTCGCCGAGGACCGGATCGCCGCAGTCCGCCGGTCGCTGAACGGCGACGTCGAGGCGGTGCCCGACGACGTGAGCGAGGTCACGGACCCGGAGACCCGCGAGGCCGCGGCGACGGCCGCCCGACGTCTCGAGTCGCACGCCGACGAGATCCGACGGCTGGCGGACGTCACCTGCGAGGTGGTCGTCGCCAGCGGCGACCCCCTCGACGCGACGCGAGAGGCCGTCCGGGCGGCGAACTGCGACCTCGTGGTCACCCCGTACGAGGAGGAGGACGGACTGCTCTCGGCGTTCGTCCGCGGCGTGTTCGGCGGGGCGGTCGACGCCATCGCGTTCCGGACGAGCGACGGGCGCGACCGGTGGCCCCGCGTGCTCGTCCCCGTCTCGCGGCCGGGCGACTCCGCGCACGCGATGGTCGACTTCGCCTGTCGGCTGGCGGGGGAGGACGGGAGCGTCTCGGTGTGCACCTGCATCGACCGAGAGGTGGAGCGCCGTCCCGCGGAGAACACCCTGGCGAACGTCGTCGACGCGGTCGATGGCCCCATCGAGACCCGCGTCGCCCGCGCGGACGTCCTCGAGTTCGTCGAGGCGAACGAGGACGCCTACGACCTCGTCATGCTCGGCTCCTCGGGCGACCGCTCGGCGGCCTCGCGGGCCGTCTCGCCGCCGACGTTCCGGAAACTCCGCGAACTGAACTGTGACGTCGCCGTCGTCGACCGCGGCCGGCCGCGGTGA
- a CDS encoding nucleoside phosphorylase — protein MAKQPHLLVEEGDVHDVALIPGNPDRVDRIADHCDDAELVSENREYRIVNAEYEGRELTICSTGIGCPSAAIALEELRNVGVETVVRVGTCGGLQTDVEIGDMIVATGAAKEEGTSKRYESETYPAVPDFGTLTALVDAAEARDEEVHVGPIVSDDAFYNESDEYVEDWEDAGLLAIEMEAAAVFSLARRRGMNAGAICTVDGNLVAGTQKGADSDDELPEKARNNVGRAIAITLEAVIRL, from the coding sequence ATGGCGAAACAGCCGCACCTCCTCGTCGAGGAGGGCGACGTCCACGACGTCGCGCTCATCCCGGGGAACCCCGACCGCGTCGACCGCATCGCCGACCACTGCGACGACGCCGAGCTCGTCTCCGAGAACCGCGAGTACCGAATCGTCAACGCCGAGTACGAGGGCCGTGAGCTCACCATCTGCTCGACCGGCATCGGCTGCCCCTCGGCCGCCATCGCGCTCGAGGAGCTCCGTAACGTCGGCGTCGAGACGGTCGTCCGCGTCGGGACCTGCGGCGGCCTCCAGACCGACGTCGAGATCGGCGACATGATCGTCGCCACCGGCGCCGCGAAGGAGGAGGGGACGAGCAAGCGCTACGAGTCGGAAACGTACCCGGCGGTTCCCGACTTCGGGACGCTGACGGCGCTCGTCGACGCCGCCGAGGCCCGAGACGAGGAGGTCCACGTCGGCCCCATCGTCTCGGACGACGCCTTCTACAACGAGTCCGACGAGTACGTCGAGGACTGGGAGGACGCGGGCCTGCTCGCCATCGAGATGGAGGCGGCGGCCGTCTTCTCGCTCGCGCGCCGCCGGGGGATGAACGCGGGCGCCATCTGCACCGTGGACGGAAACCTCGTCGCCGGCACCCAGAAGGGCGCCGACTCGGATGACGAACTGCCCGAGAAGGCGAGGAACAACGTCGGTCGCGCCATCGCGATCACGCTCGAGGCAGTCATCCGCCTGTAA
- a CDS encoding DUF7344 domain-containing protein, producing MAQHLEGNGETDDGLDDASVDDVFDCLASADRRDLLARLRESAPAALPRKELATTPAAGDVTDASGDVTDGERRRALATLHHQHLPKLEDAGLITRNADGDAVALADHPAFEDESVLDAVDGDAAADGESLDALFRAIADGRRRTVLDALSHQYQPIRTETLARDVASREAGSAAREVSTADLEGVLRSLRHVHLPHLRDAGMVEYDADEGTVSYEGHPALRVPWMHSALGTDFRAGLTDTPADADVWNLEGRERVVSCGQSLCEEADEELFLMFTTTGLLEAGCFSRIRQAVDRGVDVYLGTADPTVREFVAEHAPEISLWEPRMNWLDLPVEGENVGRLVFADREAVMVGTLGGESDDGVREERAVLGEGADNTLVVLLGQMLHSRFERFEDVEGKLRL from the coding sequence ATGGCACAGCACCTCGAAGGGAACGGCGAAACGGACGACGGTCTCGACGACGCATCCGTCGACGACGTGTTCGACTGCCTCGCGAGCGCCGATCGACGCGATCTCCTGGCTCGACTCCGCGAGAGCGCGCCCGCAGCGCTCCCGCGGAAGGAACTCGCTACCACGCCGGCGGCCGGCGACGTGACCGACGCTTCCGGCGACGTGACCGACGGGGAACGTCGGCGGGCCCTGGCCACCCTCCACCACCAACACCTGCCGAAACTGGAGGACGCTGGGCTGATAACCCGGAACGCCGACGGCGACGCCGTCGCCCTCGCCGACCACCCGGCGTTCGAGGACGAGTCCGTCCTCGACGCCGTCGACGGGGACGCGGCCGCGGACGGGGAGTCCCTCGACGCGCTCTTTCGAGCGATCGCCGACGGCCGTCGTCGGACCGTCCTCGACGCGCTCAGCCACCAGTACCAGCCGATCCGGACGGAGACCCTGGCGCGGGACGTCGCGTCGAGGGAGGCGGGTTCGGCCGCCCGGGAGGTCTCGACGGCGGACCTCGAGGGGGTCCTCCGGTCGCTCCGCCACGTCCACCTGCCCCACCTCCGGGACGCGGGGATGGTCGAGTACGACGCCGACGAGGGGACGGTCTCCTACGAGGGACACCCCGCCCTCCGCGTCCCGTGGATGCACTCGGCGCTCGGCACCGACTTCCGGGCGGGGCTGACGGACACCCCAGCGGACGCGGACGTGTGGAACCTCGAGGGGCGGGAACGGGTCGTCTCGTGCGGGCAGTCGCTCTGCGAGGAGGCGGACGAGGAACTGTTCCTGATGTTCACGACCACGGGGCTGCTCGAGGCGGGGTGTTTCTCCCGCATCCGGCAGGCCGTTGACCGGGGGGTGGACGTCTACCTCGGGACCGCAGACCCGACCGTCCGGGAGTTCGTCGCGGAACACGCGCCCGAGATATCCCTCTGGGAACCGCGGATGAACTGGCTCGACCTCCCGGTCGAGGGGGAGAACGTCGGCCGCCTCGTGTTCGCGGACCGCGAGGCCGTCATGGTCGGGACGCTCGGGGGGGAGTCCGACGACGGCGTCCGCGAGGAACGGGCGGTCCTCGGCGAGGGAGCCGACAACACGCTCGTCGTCCTGCTCGGTCAGATGCTCCACTCCCGGTTCGAGAGGTTCGAGGACGTCGAGGGGAAGCTTCGGCTCTAA
- the map gene encoding type II methionyl aminopeptidase, whose translation MSALDADVLEKYREAGEILTTVMAETRELVEPGATHLEVAEYAEERIREEGAGIAFPVNVSVDEEASHATPGREDATEFGEDVVCLDVGVHVDGYIADAATTVDLAGEAELVEAAEEALAAAVDAAGPGVPVGEIGAEVEEVIDAYGYTPVYNLSGHGVDRFDAHTGPNVPNRGVDRSVELEPGQVVAIEPFATDGRGKVGEGNEEEIFELTNDRSVRNRAARRTLEEIREFHGLPFAARWLESSRSEMALRRLKANGVVKGYPVLKEEDGRLVSQAEHTLVVTEDGVEVTTEGLFA comes from the coding sequence ATGAGCGCGCTGGACGCCGACGTGCTGGAGAAGTACCGGGAGGCGGGCGAGATACTGACGACGGTGATGGCCGAGACCCGCGAACTGGTCGAACCCGGCGCGACCCACCTCGAGGTCGCCGAGTACGCCGAGGAGCGCATCCGCGAGGAGGGCGCCGGCATCGCCTTCCCCGTCAACGTCTCGGTCGACGAGGAGGCGAGCCACGCGACGCCGGGCCGCGAGGACGCGACCGAGTTCGGCGAGGACGTGGTCTGTCTCGACGTCGGCGTCCACGTCGACGGCTACATCGCCGACGCCGCGACGACCGTCGACCTGGCCGGCGAGGCCGAGCTGGTCGAGGCCGCCGAGGAGGCGCTCGCGGCCGCCGTCGACGCCGCGGGACCGGGCGTCCCGGTCGGCGAGATCGGCGCCGAGGTCGAGGAGGTAATCGACGCCTACGGCTACACGCCGGTGTACAACCTCTCGGGCCACGGCGTCGATCGCTTCGACGCCCACACCGGGCCGAACGTCCCCAACCGCGGGGTCGACCGATCGGTCGAACTCGAACCGGGGCAGGTGGTCGCCATCGAGCCGTTCGCGACCGACGGTCGCGGGAAGGTCGGCGAGGGCAACGAGGAGGAGATCTTCGAACTGACGAACGACCGCTCCGTGCGCAACCGCGCCGCGAGGAGGACGCTGGAGGAGATCCGCGAGTTCCACGGCCTGCCGTTCGCCGCCCGCTGGCTCGAGTCGTCCCGCTCGGAGATGGCGCTCCGGCGGCTGAAGGCCAACGGCGTCGTGAAGGGCTACCCCGTGCTGAAGGAGGAGGACGGGCGGCTCGTGAGCCAGGCCGAACACACCCTCGTCGTCACGGAGGACGGCGTCGAGGTCACGACCGAAGGGCTGTTCGCGTAG
- a CDS encoding HIT family protein, producing MEQVFAPWRIEWVEREDRDGGIDGCPFCVLPGRDADRESRIVARSPESFVVLNNYPYNPGHAMVIPREHEGDYAALGEAQLLDHARLKQRTFEALRGALGPDGFNAGMNHGGAAAGGSIDDHVHTHVVPRWGGDTNFMPVVSDTKVIVEALDDTWERVRDAFAELQGATVDGDDDAARFDGV from the coding sequence ATGGAACAGGTCTTCGCCCCCTGGCGCATCGAGTGGGTCGAGCGCGAGGACCGTGACGGCGGGATCGACGGCTGCCCGTTCTGCGTCCTGCCCGGGCGCGACGCCGACCGCGAGTCGCGCATCGTCGCCCGATCGCCGGAGTCGTTCGTCGTCCTGAACAACTACCCGTACAACCCCGGCCACGCGATGGTCATCCCGCGCGAGCACGAGGGCGACTACGCCGCGCTCGGGGAGGCGCAGCTGCTCGACCACGCCCGCCTGAAACAGCGTACCTTCGAGGCGCTCCGGGGTGCGCTCGGTCCCGACGGCTTCAACGCCGGCATGAACCACGGCGGCGCGGCGGCGGGCGGCTCCATCGACGATCACGTCCACACGCACGTCGTGCCGCGGTGGGGCGGCGACACGAACTTCATGCCGGTCGTCTCGGACACGAAGGTCATCGTCGAGGCGCTGGACGACACCTGGGAGCGTGTGCGCGACGCCTTCGCGGAGCTTCAGGGCGCGACCGTCGACGGAGACGACGACGCCGCGCGGTTCGACGGCGTCTGA